One Besnoitia besnoiti strain Bb-Ger1 chromosome Unknown contig00075, whole genome shotgun sequence DNA segment encodes these proteins:
- a CDS encoding uncharacterized protein (encoded by transcript BESB_075840) produces MDIINPCVIYGFLFSLILTARENYYSDASLISSIVLGVIISETGLFISFFWGVYTTSWTTGLDLEGLCLPDPSSLVLFMTIMLSALAEHS; encoded by the exons atggacataattaatcctt gcgtaatatatggattcttgttctcactcatcttaacagcgagagaaaactactactcagatgctagtctaatcagtagcatcgtacttggagttatcatctctgagacaggattatttatcagctttttctggggagtatatactacgagttggactactggtttagatcttgaaggtctttgtttaccggatccaagttctcttgtgcttttcatgaccatcatgttaagtgcattagcagagcatagttaa